A section of the Solitalea canadensis DSM 3403 genome encodes:
- the recJ gene encoding single-stranded-DNA-specific exonuclease RecJ, which yields MDKRWITHSDYKNDVVDLLSQELNVSPIIAKLLERRGIVDFDSAKDFFRPDIRHLHDPFLMLDMEKAIDRIEEAIKNQEKILIYGDYDVDGTTSVSLVYSFFKKFYNNLSYYIPDRYKEGYGISTKGIDWAEENNHSLIIALDCGIKSVDKIDYANEKGIDFIICDHHLPGDEVPYAIAVLDPKRHDCEYPYKELSGCGIGFKLIQAFAEKNNMPFTYLEPFLDLVAVSIASDIVPITGENRTLAFYGLKRINENPCEGLKALIDLSAQKEAITITDIVFQIGPRINAAGRIDDAKHAVHLLISGSSELATEKGQLVNLKNTERKEFDNSITGEALAMLESDPSQQTRKSTVLFSPTWHKGVIGIVASRLIEKYYRPTIILTESNGKATGSARSVNGFDIHEAISACSDLLEQYGGHKYAAGLTIPLENITAFINKFEEVVASTIEERSLSQEIEIDEYVKLNTIEPKLVRIIKQFAPFGPGNMKPTFASKNVWCKGEPQVVGNNHLKFTVQQSEGYFFDCIGFNLGQHYQRIRKGIPFDICYSIEENTWNGKTTIQLNVKDIKFE from the coding sequence ATGGATAAAAGGTGGATTACACATTCGGATTATAAAAATGACGTGGTGGACTTGTTGTCGCAGGAACTGAATGTTTCACCCATTATCGCTAAACTACTCGAAAGACGTGGTATCGTTGATTTTGATAGTGCCAAAGATTTTTTTCGCCCTGATATAAGACATCTACATGATCCCTTCCTGATGCTTGACATGGAAAAAGCGATCGACCGGATTGAAGAAGCAATAAAAAATCAAGAAAAGATCCTTATTTACGGAGATTATGATGTAGATGGAACTACTTCAGTTTCGCTGGTTTACAGTTTCTTTAAAAAGTTTTACAATAATCTTAGTTACTATATCCCCGACAGGTATAAAGAGGGCTATGGTATTTCAACTAAAGGCATTGACTGGGCTGAGGAAAACAACCATTCGTTAATTATTGCGCTTGATTGCGGCATTAAATCTGTTGATAAGATTGATTACGCAAATGAAAAAGGAATTGATTTTATTATTTGTGATCACCATTTACCAGGCGATGAGGTTCCTTACGCTATAGCTGTTCTTGATCCCAAAAGACATGATTGTGAATATCCCTATAAGGAGCTTTCCGGTTGTGGAATCGGCTTTAAACTCATTCAGGCATTTGCAGAAAAAAACAATATGCCGTTTACTTACCTCGAACCCTTTCTCGATCTGGTTGCGGTCAGTATTGCCTCTGATATTGTTCCTATTACCGGAGAAAACAGAACGCTTGCTTTTTATGGGCTGAAAAGAATTAATGAAAACCCCTGTGAAGGATTAAAAGCATTAATAGACCTTTCCGCTCAAAAAGAAGCAATAACAATAACTGACATTGTTTTTCAGATTGGACCTCGAATTAATGCCGCCGGTCGTATTGATGATGCTAAACATGCGGTGCATTTATTAATTTCAGGTTCATCAGAATTGGCCACTGAAAAAGGACAGCTGGTTAATCTTAAAAACACCGAACGCAAGGAGTTTGATAACAGTATTACAGGTGAAGCATTGGCAATGCTGGAATCCGACCCAAGTCAGCAGACTCGTAAATCAACAGTTTTATTTTCTCCTACCTGGCATAAGGGAGTTATCGGTATCGTTGCTTCGCGACTGATTGAAAAATATTATCGTCCTACCATCATTCTTACTGAGTCAAACGGCAAAGCCACAGGTTCTGCCCGCTCTGTTAACGGATTTGATATTCATGAAGCGATAAGTGCTTGCAGTGATCTTTTGGAACAGTATGGTGGACATAAATATGCTGCGGGGCTTACCATTCCTCTTGAGAATATAACGGCATTTATCAATAAGTTCGAAGAAGTTGTTGCATCAACCATTGAAGAACGTTCGCTTTCTCAGGAAATTGAAATTGATGAATACGTAAAATTAAATACCATTGAACCTAAATTAGTACGGATTATTAAGCAATTTGCCCCTTTTGGACCGGGCAATATGAAGCCTACTTTTGCCTCAAAAAATGTATGGTGTAAAGGGGAGCCGCAAGTGGTGGGAAATAATCACTTGAAGTTTACCGTTCAACAATCAGAAGGTTATTTTTTTGATTGCATAGGTTTTAATTTAGGCCAGCATTATCAACGCATAAGAAAAGGTATTCCATTTGATATTTGTTACAGTATTGAGGAGAATACCTGGAATGGAAAAACCACCATTCAATTAAATGTTAAAGACATAAAATTTGAATAA